A genomic window from Thunnus maccoyii chromosome 2, fThuMac1.1, whole genome shotgun sequence includes:
- the march1 gene encoding uncharacterized protein march1 isoform X3 produces the protein MPIQQITVVPARETGSNGKSAPRSKDKNEGKKAPGRSGSRSSNISKASNSTTGLTTTSRTSITPSSQDICSTGQLTRLEEDASESHKTSKRTHTAVMTVTSTTLGSSAQAQKKQVKRRHRRKRNSCTTLDCVETNAKQEQTDRSDRSLSSDRSERGEKRHRSFKNRRELPPRLRCSGAANSDSTSEDEAKREARSWSKEKARRARRRSGSKGREDKGDMELQSVGSDEGKESQPLVEDSGGLKKRHGGRGSKRDGHASQREGSQSREKEKSCRGHKSHSPGGSSSLAEDGEELITKRYQEKGSGSGDMSVPTPRSHCGVNGGMPQHCSDDSELEVCRICHCEGDEDCPLIMPCRCTGSLSFVHQACLNQWIKSSDTRCCELCKFDFIMETKLKPLRKWERLHMTKSERRKIFCSVLFHLIAIVCMLWSVYILVKRTTEEIRLGKNGILEWPFWTKLIVVAIGFTGGLIFMYIQCKVYLQLWRRLKAFNRIITVQNCPEKNLHNSQAQPNGRHETLEVPVSPAPAPAPAPAPEPQMDSDMSVEDAVAPVQNPV, from the exons ATGCCAATACAACAGATAACTGTGGTTCCGGCCAGGGAGACAGGCAGCAACGGCAAGAGTGCTCCTCGCTCCAAAGACAAGAACGAG GGGAAGAAAGCCCCTGGGCGCTCTGGGAGTCGATCAAGCAACATCTCCAAG gCCAGCAACTCTACAACCGGACTAACTACAACTTCAAGGACATCAATCACCCCATCTTCCCAGGACATATGCAG cactGGCCAACTGACCCGCTTAGAGGAGGATGCTTCTGAGTCACACAAAACTagcaagcgcacacacacagctgtaatGACAGTCACGAGCACAACTCTGGGTTCATCGGCTCAGGCCCAGAAGAAGCAGGTGAAGCGCCGTCACCGCCGCAAGAGGAACAGCTGCACCACCTTGGACTGCGTGGAAACCAACGCCAAACAGGAGCAGACGGACCGCAGCGACCGCAGCCTCAGCTCAGACCGCAGCgagaggggagagaagaggCACCGCTCCTTCAAGAACCGGAGGGAGCTCCCACCCCGCCTCCGCTGCTCAGGTGCCGCCAACTCAGACTCCACCTCTGAGGACGAGGCGAAGCGCGAAGCCCGCAGCTGGAGCAAAGAGAAAGCCCGAAGAGCGCGCCGCCGCAGCGGAAGCAAGGGAAGGGAAGACAAAGGGGACATGGAGCTGCAGTCAGTGGGCTCGGATGAAGGGAAGGAGAGCCAGCCTCTGGTGGAAGACAGCGGAGGGCTTAAGAAGCGGCACGGTGGCAGGGGCTCAAAGAGAGACGGCCACGCGTCACAGAGGGAAGGatcacagagcagagagaaggagaagagctGCAGAGGCCACAAGTCACACAGCCCGGGGGGCAGCTCCTCACTGGCAGAGGACGGCGAGGAGCTCATCACCAAACGATACCAGGAAAAAGGGTCAGGGAGCGGGGACATGTCTGTGCCCACGCCGCGTTCACACTGCGGTGTGAACGGTGGAATGCCCCAGCACTGCTCTGATGACTCTGAGCTGGAGGTCTGCAG gatCTGCCACTGTGAGGGGGATGAAGATTGCCCGCTGATTATGCCTTGTCGCTGCACGGGGAGTCTGAGTTTCGTCCATCAGGCCTGTCTCAACCAGTGGATCAAATCCTCAGATACTCGCTGCTGTGAACTCTGCAAATTCGACTTCATTATGGAGACAAAGCTCAAACCTTTACGgaag TGGGAGAGGCTACACATGACGAAGAGTGAGAGGAGAAAGATcttctgttcagttttgtttcacCTGATAGCAATAGTCTGTATGTTGTGGTCAGTCTACATTCTGGTCAAGAGAACTACTGAAGAGATCAGACTCGGGAAGAACG GTATACTGGAGTGGCCCTTCTGGACCAAGCTGATTGTGGTGGCCATAGGCTTCACAGGCGGCCTCATCTTCATGTACATCCAGTGTAAGGTCTACCTGCAGCTGTGGCGCCGCCTCAAGGCCTTCAACCGCATCATCACTGTGCAGAACTGCCCCGAGAAAAACCTGCACAACTCTCAGGCCCAGCCCAACGGCAGGCATGAAACGCTGGAGGTTCCCGTCAGCCCGGCCCCGGCCCCAGCCCCGGCTCCGGCTCCAGAGCCACAGATGGACTCAGACATGTCAGTGGAGGATGCGGTGGCGCCCGTACAAAACCCCGTCTGA
- the march1 gene encoding uncharacterized protein march1 isoform X1: MPIQQITVVPARETGSNGKSAPRSKDKNEGKKAPGRSGSRSSNISKASNSTTGLTTTSRTSITPSSQDICSTGQLTRLEEDASESHKTSKRTHTAVMTVTSTTLGSSAQAQKKQVKRRHRRKRNSCTTLDCVETNAKQEQTDRSDRSLSSDRSERGEKRHRSFKNRRELPPRLRCSGAANSDSTSEDEAKREARSWSKEKARRARRRSGSKGREDKGDMELQSVGSDEGKESQPLVEDSGGLKKRHGGRGSKRDGHASQREGSQSREKEKSCRGHKSHSPGGSSSLAEDGEELITKRYQEKGSGSGDMSVPTPRSHCGVNGGMPQHCSDDSELEVCRICHCEGDEDCPLIMPCRCTGSLSFVHQACLNQWIKSSDTRCCELCKFDFIMETKLKPLRKWERLHMTKSERRKIFCSVLFHLIAIVCMLWSVYILVKRTTEEIRLGKNDELWRFTLLKYYEPNGILEWPFWTKLIVVAIGFTGGLIFMYIQCKVYLQLWRRLKAFNRIITVQNCPEKNLHNSQAQPNGRHETLEVPVSPAPAPAPAPAPEPQMDSDMSVEDAVAPVQNPV; this comes from the exons ATGCCAATACAACAGATAACTGTGGTTCCGGCCAGGGAGACAGGCAGCAACGGCAAGAGTGCTCCTCGCTCCAAAGACAAGAACGAG GGGAAGAAAGCCCCTGGGCGCTCTGGGAGTCGATCAAGCAACATCTCCAAG gCCAGCAACTCTACAACCGGACTAACTACAACTTCAAGGACATCAATCACCCCATCTTCCCAGGACATATGCAG cactGGCCAACTGACCCGCTTAGAGGAGGATGCTTCTGAGTCACACAAAACTagcaagcgcacacacacagctgtaatGACAGTCACGAGCACAACTCTGGGTTCATCGGCTCAGGCCCAGAAGAAGCAGGTGAAGCGCCGTCACCGCCGCAAGAGGAACAGCTGCACCACCTTGGACTGCGTGGAAACCAACGCCAAACAGGAGCAGACGGACCGCAGCGACCGCAGCCTCAGCTCAGACCGCAGCgagaggggagagaagaggCACCGCTCCTTCAAGAACCGGAGGGAGCTCCCACCCCGCCTCCGCTGCTCAGGTGCCGCCAACTCAGACTCCACCTCTGAGGACGAGGCGAAGCGCGAAGCCCGCAGCTGGAGCAAAGAGAAAGCCCGAAGAGCGCGCCGCCGCAGCGGAAGCAAGGGAAGGGAAGACAAAGGGGACATGGAGCTGCAGTCAGTGGGCTCGGATGAAGGGAAGGAGAGCCAGCCTCTGGTGGAAGACAGCGGAGGGCTTAAGAAGCGGCACGGTGGCAGGGGCTCAAAGAGAGACGGCCACGCGTCACAGAGGGAAGGatcacagagcagagagaaggagaagagctGCAGAGGCCACAAGTCACACAGCCCGGGGGGCAGCTCCTCACTGGCAGAGGACGGCGAGGAGCTCATCACCAAACGATACCAGGAAAAAGGGTCAGGGAGCGGGGACATGTCTGTGCCCACGCCGCGTTCACACTGCGGTGTGAACGGTGGAATGCCCCAGCACTGCTCTGATGACTCTGAGCTGGAGGTCTGCAG gatCTGCCACTGTGAGGGGGATGAAGATTGCCCGCTGATTATGCCTTGTCGCTGCACGGGGAGTCTGAGTTTCGTCCATCAGGCCTGTCTCAACCAGTGGATCAAATCCTCAGATACTCGCTGCTGTGAACTCTGCAAATTCGACTTCATTATGGAGACAAAGCTCAAACCTTTACGgaag TGGGAGAGGCTACACATGACGAAGAGTGAGAGGAGAAAGATcttctgttcagttttgtttcacCTGATAGCAATAGTCTGTATGTTGTGGTCAGTCTACATTCTGGTCAAGAGAACTACTGAAGAGATCAGACTCGGGAAGAACG ACGAATTATGGAGATTTACTCTTCTGAAGTACTATGAGCCGAACG GTATACTGGAGTGGCCCTTCTGGACCAAGCTGATTGTGGTGGCCATAGGCTTCACAGGCGGCCTCATCTTCATGTACATCCAGTGTAAGGTCTACCTGCAGCTGTGGCGCCGCCTCAAGGCCTTCAACCGCATCATCACTGTGCAGAACTGCCCCGAGAAAAACCTGCACAACTCTCAGGCCCAGCCCAACGGCAGGCATGAAACGCTGGAGGTTCCCGTCAGCCCGGCCCCGGCCCCAGCCCCGGCTCCGGCTCCAGAGCCACAGATGGACTCAGACATGTCAGTGGAGGATGCGGTGGCGCCCGTACAAAACCCCGTCTGA
- the tma16 gene encoding translation machinery-associated protein 16, which produces MPKAQKGKVPAKVVHPFSRKAAYLAREEIRLKKKERQKNDKATRLSSVGEKLLWFQGALDPEKTTYTRKDACDIIERYLQRFDSELEQIELMNGIKGRQGRLHGAREDVIKQTVERERAQYEGIGFEIPDIINAKHLKTFREWTGDLKKLPNIKLRKVSNKGLDTSKEGEEKNEAEEDDIEDEDDDDLDDEQLDDMVLMSD; this is translated from the exons ATG ccaAAGGCTCAGAAAGGAAAAGTCCCGGCGAAGGTTGTTCACCCGTTCAGCAGGAAAGCTGCTTATTTAGCCCGAGAAGAAATCAggctgaaaaagaaagaaag gcagaaaaatgacaaagcCACACGTCTGAGCAGCGTTG gtgagaagctgCTGTGGTTTCAAGGAGCGCTGGATCCAGAAAAGACGACTTATACAAGAAAAGATGCTTGTGACATCATTGAAAG GTACCTGCAGAGATTCGATTCTGAACTCGAGCAGATTGAGCTGATGAACGGGATCAAAGGCCGGCAGGGTCGTCTCCATGGCGCCAGAGAGGATGTCATCAAACAGACCGTCGAGCGAGAGCGGGCGCAGTATGAGGGCATCGGATTTG AGATCCCAGACATCATCAACGCAAAGCATTTGAAAACTTTCAG GGAGTGGACCGGAGATCTGAAGAAACTTCCAAATATTAAACTGCGAAAGGTGTCTAACAAAGGTCTGGACACgagtaaagaaggagaggagaaaaatgagGCAGAAGAGGATGATattgaggatgaggatgatgatgatttggACGATGAGCAGTTGGATGACATGGTGCTGATGTCAGACTGA
- the march1 gene encoding uncharacterized protein march1 isoform X2, with translation MHMSTHRLTKVSAVHQSHQSVGRGAGAQGKKAPGRSGSRSSNISKASNSTTGLTTTSRTSITPSSQDICSTGQLTRLEEDASESHKTSKRTHTAVMTVTSTTLGSSAQAQKKQVKRRHRRKRNSCTTLDCVETNAKQEQTDRSDRSLSSDRSERGEKRHRSFKNRRELPPRLRCSGAANSDSTSEDEAKREARSWSKEKARRARRRSGSKGREDKGDMELQSVGSDEGKESQPLVEDSGGLKKRHGGRGSKRDGHASQREGSQSREKEKSCRGHKSHSPGGSSSLAEDGEELITKRYQEKGSGSGDMSVPTPRSHCGVNGGMPQHCSDDSELEVCRICHCEGDEDCPLIMPCRCTGSLSFVHQACLNQWIKSSDTRCCELCKFDFIMETKLKPLRKWERLHMTKSERRKIFCSVLFHLIAIVCMLWSVYILVKRTTEEIRLGKNDELWRFTLLKYYEPNGILEWPFWTKLIVVAIGFTGGLIFMYIQCKVYLQLWRRLKAFNRIITVQNCPEKNLHNSQAQPNGRHETLEVPVSPAPAPAPAPAPEPQMDSDMSVEDAVAPVQNPV, from the exons ATGCACATGTCCACACATAGACTCACCAAAGTCTCTGCTGTGCATCAGAGTCATCAGAGTGTCGGCAGAGGAGCAGGCGCTCAG GGGAAGAAAGCCCCTGGGCGCTCTGGGAGTCGATCAAGCAACATCTCCAAG gCCAGCAACTCTACAACCGGACTAACTACAACTTCAAGGACATCAATCACCCCATCTTCCCAGGACATATGCAG cactGGCCAACTGACCCGCTTAGAGGAGGATGCTTCTGAGTCACACAAAACTagcaagcgcacacacacagctgtaatGACAGTCACGAGCACAACTCTGGGTTCATCGGCTCAGGCCCAGAAGAAGCAGGTGAAGCGCCGTCACCGCCGCAAGAGGAACAGCTGCACCACCTTGGACTGCGTGGAAACCAACGCCAAACAGGAGCAGACGGACCGCAGCGACCGCAGCCTCAGCTCAGACCGCAGCgagaggggagagaagaggCACCGCTCCTTCAAGAACCGGAGGGAGCTCCCACCCCGCCTCCGCTGCTCAGGTGCCGCCAACTCAGACTCCACCTCTGAGGACGAGGCGAAGCGCGAAGCCCGCAGCTGGAGCAAAGAGAAAGCCCGAAGAGCGCGCCGCCGCAGCGGAAGCAAGGGAAGGGAAGACAAAGGGGACATGGAGCTGCAGTCAGTGGGCTCGGATGAAGGGAAGGAGAGCCAGCCTCTGGTGGAAGACAGCGGAGGGCTTAAGAAGCGGCACGGTGGCAGGGGCTCAAAGAGAGACGGCCACGCGTCACAGAGGGAAGGatcacagagcagagagaaggagaagagctGCAGAGGCCACAAGTCACACAGCCCGGGGGGCAGCTCCTCACTGGCAGAGGACGGCGAGGAGCTCATCACCAAACGATACCAGGAAAAAGGGTCAGGGAGCGGGGACATGTCTGTGCCCACGCCGCGTTCACACTGCGGTGTGAACGGTGGAATGCCCCAGCACTGCTCTGATGACTCTGAGCTGGAGGTCTGCAG gatCTGCCACTGTGAGGGGGATGAAGATTGCCCGCTGATTATGCCTTGTCGCTGCACGGGGAGTCTGAGTTTCGTCCATCAGGCCTGTCTCAACCAGTGGATCAAATCCTCAGATACTCGCTGCTGTGAACTCTGCAAATTCGACTTCATTATGGAGACAAAGCTCAAACCTTTACGgaag TGGGAGAGGCTACACATGACGAAGAGTGAGAGGAGAAAGATcttctgttcagttttgtttcacCTGATAGCAATAGTCTGTATGTTGTGGTCAGTCTACATTCTGGTCAAGAGAACTACTGAAGAGATCAGACTCGGGAAGAACG ACGAATTATGGAGATTTACTCTTCTGAAGTACTATGAGCCGAACG GTATACTGGAGTGGCCCTTCTGGACCAAGCTGATTGTGGTGGCCATAGGCTTCACAGGCGGCCTCATCTTCATGTACATCCAGTGTAAGGTCTACCTGCAGCTGTGGCGCCGCCTCAAGGCCTTCAACCGCATCATCACTGTGCAGAACTGCCCCGAGAAAAACCTGCACAACTCTCAGGCCCAGCCCAACGGCAGGCATGAAACGCTGGAGGTTCCCGTCAGCCCGGCCCCGGCCCCAGCCCCGGCTCCGGCTCCAGAGCCACAGATGGACTCAGACATGTCAGTGGAGGATGCGGTGGCGCCCGTACAAAACCCCGTCTGA